GTCCTTTGTTTTTGCGACCCGTTCTCAATTGCTATTGCTGCATGGCAGCATTACACTTTTTTCAGCGTCTCATTCTTTGTCTGGCGAGGTTGGTCATGCCCCCGTTTTCTGCACAAGATCCCATCGTTATTCTGTCTTATGCCCGCACTCCCATGGGGGGAATGCTGGGATCGCTGGCCGACACGGGCACAACCGACCTGGGGGCGACGGCAATTCGCGCCGCGATCGATCGTGCCGGCCTGTCTGATGACTCGATCGACCGGGTCTATATGGGCTGCGTCCTGCCTGCTGGCCTTGGGCAGGCCCCTGCCCGCCAGGCAACGATCAAGGCGGGTTTGCCCAATGCCGTACAGGCGACCACCGTGAACAAGGTCTGCGGATCAGGCATGCAGACGGTCATTATGGGTGCCGAAGCGCTCGTCGCGGGATCGGCCGATGTGGTGGTAGCAGGCGGCATGGAAAGCATGACCAATGCCCCCTACCTGCTCAAAAAACATCGCGCAGGTGCCCGCGCGGGCCACGACACGGCCTATGACCACATGTTTCTTGATGGCCTGGAGGACGCGTATCAGGCGGGAACGTCGATGGGGGCGCTCGCCCAGGATATGGCGGACAAATATCAGCTGACGCGCGAGGAACAGGATGCCTACGCGATTGAATCCTTGCGCCGCGCCAACGCTGCGATTGCCAGCGGCGCCTTCACCAATGAAATCGCCCCGGTAACCATCAAGAGCAGAAAGGGTGAAACGGTCGTCGATACCGACGAACAGCCCGGCAAGGGCCGCCCGGACAAAATTCCGGAACTCAAACCCGCCTTTGCCAAGGATGGCACTATCACCGCAGCCAGTTCCAGTTCCATTTCCGATGGTGCGGCAGCCGTCACATTGATGCGCGCCAGCGCGGCTTCAGCCCAAGGCCTCGCCCCCGTCGCGAAAATCGTCGGCCTGGCCGCGCATTCGCACGAACCGGCCGCTTTCACGACCGCTCCTGTCGGCGCGATGCAGAAAGTGCTGGATCAGGCAGGCTGGACTGTGGCCGATGTTGATCTGTTCGAAGTCAACGAAGCCTTCGCCTGCGTGGCCATGATTGCCATGCGCGATCTCGACATTCCGCATGACAAGGTCAACGTCAATGGCGGGGCAACGGCGCTTGGTCACCCGATCGGCGCAAGCGGCACGCGAATCATCGCAACGCTGATTGCCGCACTGCGGAATCGGGGTTTGAAGCGCGGCGTCGCGAGCCTCTGCATCGGCGGTGGTGAAGCCACTGCTGTGGCGTTGGAAATAATCTGACGCTTATCGGAGAAGCGATACGACAAACAGGCGGTGCGCATGCCATCGCCTGTTTGCATTCTACAAATCAGGGTTCGCCCGCACCCCAGAGCCGGGCTTGCCGCACCCAGCCCACATGGCCGGCAATATCGATGCGGCACCAACCTTCGTCACAATCGCCAAGCTTCCCGACCACGCCCGGTTCGGCATTCCACAGCAGTTTTGCGTCATCCCCGGGATTGGCGCGCAAGGCGACCAGTCCTTTCCCAACCAGAATGGCGGTCCGGTCCCGACTCAGAAAGCGGGCCGTTACCCACCCCCGAGCACCGTCGGCGTCTTCCACCAGACGCCAACCTTCCTTGACCCGCAATACTTTCAACGGGAGTTGCGGGCGCCGGTAAACCCATGAAATTCTGTAGGATTCGCTTGGGCCGACGCGCATATTCACCCGTTCAACCCGGATCGACGCCCAATAGGGCGTTTCCCGATTCTGCGCGATCGCAGGTGTCGCAAAACCGATGGCGGCAGCGAACAGGGCAACAAGGGCTGAGAAGCGCAAGCTATGCATGATCTGCAGCCATAGACACGAGCCCGGCCCGACATCAAGCCACCAAACCGATCCATCCGCATCCACGATCAAAACCTGCCGCCAAGCATATGCTTGACCGCTCCCGC
This genomic window from Caenibius tardaugens NBRC 16725 contains:
- a CDS encoding SH3 domain-containing protein, which gives rise to MHSLRFSALVALFAAAIGFATPAIAQNRETPYWASIRVERVNMRVGPSESYRISWVYRRPQLPLKVLRVKEGWRLVEDADGARGWVTARFLSRDRTAILVGKGLVALRANPGDDAKLLWNAEPGVVGKLGDCDEGWCRIDIAGHVGWVRQARLWGAGEP
- a CDS encoding acetyl-CoA C-acyltransferase, whose amino-acid sequence is MPPFSAQDPIVILSYARTPMGGMLGSLADTGTTDLGATAIRAAIDRAGLSDDSIDRVYMGCVLPAGLGQAPARQATIKAGLPNAVQATTVNKVCGSGMQTVIMGAEALVAGSADVVVAGGMESMTNAPYLLKKHRAGARAGHDTAYDHMFLDGLEDAYQAGTSMGALAQDMADKYQLTREEQDAYAIESLRRANAAIASGAFTNEIAPVTIKSRKGETVVDTDEQPGKGRPDKIPELKPAFAKDGTITAASSSSISDGAAAVTLMRASAASAQGLAPVAKIVGLAAHSHEPAAFTTAPVGAMQKVLDQAGWTVADVDLFEVNEAFACVAMIAMRDLDIPHDKVNVNGGATALGHPIGASGTRIIATLIAALRNRGLKRGVASLCIGGGEATAVALEII